The genomic segment TGGAAACCCttagagcatctccaatggaGTGCCAAATTAGTGATGCATTGCTAAAGTTTAGCTCATTTTACAAAAAAAGTTCCTCCAATGGTGTGTCAAATTTCGCACATGCTAAAAGATGTGCCAAATTTAACACATAATATAACATCATGTATATTTTACATCACCATAAATGATaaacttttttatttacttttatatcatttttattatttttagtacTATTTTTAATAACCACCCTTAAGTGTTGAACTTTTtactatattattttattattatctcgaattactaacaataaaatataaagaaaaattattaattttttctaatatttttaattagtatCATATGAGCATTAATGATACTTACGATTGTGTATTAAAATATAATGCTAAAAAATTATGTCAAAGTCAAAtacactgtatattgtttttttaGCCCAATATAGCAAAATATTTAATCCATTGATGATCTTATTAGCAGTTTCCTTTTTATATATAGTTGAAGGTTTCACGAGTTTCAGTGTCCTTTTACACGACCATTACTCCTAGTACTACACTTTCATAATCATTACGCTTTTAATTCCACGTCCCGGCCCCCAAACTTcgcatatatatataactaatacttcattctttaattattattaccttttattaatttaattattttattacccTCTTTCTTCCTTTTGCTGCTTCACTTCAGTAGTCTTTCATAAAATTCcactttctttgtttgtttgttttcaGATTAATGACATGAGTTATCGTGAACCAAAAGTAATTATTTTCCTatactttttcttttacttttcttttcatttccatAGTACaggaaaattttattatattattattgacCGAAATAAATACATTATTAATTGCAAAATAATAGCTAGAGCAACTTTGAATGATAATAACTAAAAGCACTCCTAGTAGATAGATGTTATactctatattttaaaatacttcTAAAAAAACAcaccattttttattttacttctaaattttacattataccatatatcatattttttatatatttctctacatcatttaaatattatatctttaaacatattttattaattaaagtaaaataaaataattgaaaaaaaaaagaaataataaatatatataataaataagagaaagaaaatttataaagaaaaataataatattaaaatattatataaatgatatgtaaatatCATCAAATATCATCTAAATGTaaatatggattaattggagtttatgcataactattataaatatatgtataaaggagctcATAGatgatgtttttgtgagttttagctaaatattatagagaaaatgtattacaaaatacatcactaaaacatattttttttataatttacctccaAATTTTACATTATACTATATATAAActtttctattttttctctacatcatttaattattatatttttacaaaatattttatttattttaagaaataaaataattaaatataataatattacacttatatatatatacaaaagtttataaaaaataataaaatatttatagtttgatgaatagtatttcactacatgcaaaaatataactttatatcacccattggaagactatttaataattttttctctatattataaagaattaacATTTTACTTCTTACATTTGAGAGTGCTATAATATCAGTTATAATTTAGTTTGTCCCTCTTGAAATGTCTTCATAAAGCCCCACCCCCAGCCCCAACGTCTAATCTTTATATGGCCATTTCCGTTAATTGACCCGTAGTACATGTAAAGTAAGACAGCCCCAAAAACTGAGATTTCAATCTTATCAATCTAGTTGTTGGGTTACAACTCATGAAATACAATTTTCATTGTGCCAAGAAATTGATTCAACGAAAATGAAAGACGttaacttcataaaatggaatAAAAATTGTGCGAGTTTAATTTGATATTTGATTAGCCTCACACAAGGGCAGGAGAACAAATGTACTCACGGTGATTGGTTTCATTTCAGTACATGATATAGACCATACCGAATTGAAcaatttaatattcaaatatataagAAAGAACGAGTCACACAGAGGAGAACAGAATATAGTGCCACGTTGGCGGTCGTAGGTGTATGTCCCTTTGGTTCCTGCAATCAGCGAATTCGCCAACCCACGCGTGGGCGTTGCTGTCCGCTGCGCGGTCGTTCGTGGTTTCGGTTGATGCGCAGCGCAGCTTTACTTACCCATCTAAACTAAACCATATTCTACGCCCTCTGCTACTTTTCTTAAACATATAttctttaaaataattttatttattaatcaagtttcaaattaaaTCATCCCATGGATATtgatattaaatcaattattgatTGTCATAATAATTTCATTTCAATATGACAAGCGAAAGCAAAGAAATTAGCCACAATGGAGATAACTAATAAGTCCTCACCACCATATCAGGtctataataattttaaaattcaaaatccaCTATTTCTTTCTACACATGCAAaagttattaattatttttttattgattacaCTTGCACACTGTGAATGAATTCTTTTCCATCCTTAAAAAAATAATAGAGATACTTTCATTTTATATGATCAGTACGTAAAAAAGAACTACATTTATCTTAAAAAGATCAAATTGTGTCATAGTTTAATATCAACCGTTGGCTGAAATATTCTATTATTCggttaaaaaataaagaaaggcATACTAAAAAGGAAAATCCGAACCTTAATAAAAGTTTAGAGATTAAAAATGAGGTGATTAGTTTGAGGAGCTCTATAAAAGGAGAACCCTATCTTGTATGAATACATACAATTTTCTCTTTCGCCAAACAAACACTATAGAAAATGACTTCTTTGAAACAAAACTCACATGCTATTTTTCTTTCTCGTTCTCTCTTTTTTTCTCGCACTTTCTTTCTTATCTGAAAAGCCAATTCTCTCTCCTTTGTATTTGTGCAATTTTATGCTAGCTCCGTTGATTAGTATACCATTTCAAATTCAAGCATCTGCATGTACATGCTTTTCTCTTATATATACCTACTCTTAATATGGATACGGACTCTCGCGAAATTGATAACGTCAAGACTGAGAAAGATAACGCTATGAGAAAGTACGATCGCCAAAGAAAGTTCAAGTGGATTTTCGAAGCGTGCGCCGCCCTCCTTGTCCTCATGCAATCATCCACTTGGCTTCCAGTCGCCGTCGATTTTATCGGAGATATGCTTCGGGAGATCATCTCCGTCTTCAGAAGCCATGTCTTCATTTTTTTCCTCCTCAACGCTATACTTCTCGCCGTTTATGTTCTCTCCGGCCGAATCACCTGGACGAACGACGCCGGATCGGGTGCCAACTTGTACGACGAATTCGTCACCAACAGCGAGTTGAGCCGGAGAACCCCAGCCGAAGAGGAATCTTCTCCTCCCCCTCCGGCGCCGGAACGTACTATCCGCGTCGTCGAAGAAGAAAAGTGTCACTCCGAAAATGTCGCTTCGACAACCACTTCGGTTTGTGGTGTCGGTAACCGAAACGACTCGAAACCAAATGGCTCGGTTCTTCGTCGTACGGAAGAAGAAAAGGTGTTGGTGGTGGTGAAGAAGAAGAGTTACAAAAGGACTCAGTCGGCGAGACTCGAAGGGAAGAAGCTGATCGATCAGTCTCAGAGGGAGTTCCGACGGTCTTGCACGGACATCTGCAGGAAATTAACAAGTTCCGGCGAAAATGAAGCGGAGGAATCGAGCGAGGTGAGTCGGTTGAGCAATGAAGAGTTTAATCAGACCATTGAGGCATTCATTGCAACTCAAAAATGGATTCAAAGGCAGGAATACAAGGAAGAGCGGAAAACAGAGCACTACATGACTTTGGCCATTTGCCAGTGAAGAATGAAGTTAATATTATCATAGAGTCAATAGGACCAAATGTTTAGTTTACTATATTAATTATCTAGGAAGGATAAGATAATCCCATCTGTGTTATCTGATTAATCATATATCTTATCACTATATATGATTATACAGATGGATAATGTATAGTGTCACCCCTTTCATCTCTTTTCTCTGGTGTTAGGAATCAAATAGCCTTTTtaaattctctttttctttttgtatttatgtttttatagtcCTTTTGGTTCTAGTTGACTTGATGTGCTTTTAACTGGTAATTGCGATAATGgatttccatattattattattattattatttctcaaaagAGCTAAATgccatattaattaaattaattggtAGAGTAGAGCAGTAGTTGTATTGGGATCAGTTCCTGTTCTGTATTTAGTATTTAAAATTggctttgttttttcttttcttggtagTATATGAATGAGTAAGAATAATGAAACAGACTGATCTAATTCTTTTGGATTATGTTCAGCGACTTGTGTTGGGAGAGAGTCTCTGTAAAAAGAGGTCCGGACACTTTGCCAAACATTCCAATTTCAGGTTTTTCAGCCTAATTGTTCTGTGTACGTAGTACATTGTGTGTGTGGTTGGATACCCATGATTTTCAAATTAGCCAAAAGAGGACTGAATGTGCTTCTCCCTGTTTTTTGTTCTCAAAACTAGAGAAAGGataattatcttttattttatttttgggtttGGAGTGAAGGTGCGGTTGGAGAAAGAAAGATCTGGCTCTTTGCGTCTTGACTGGGACTGAGAAATTGGTTCATTTTCATGAAAGCATTGCGCGTTGTCATTTTCTTATGGTATTCAAACTTTGTCTTCTCAAGGCTTTTAACCTTTGCAATACTATTCCTCCTTTCATTTTCATTTCACcttttttcaaacaaaataataaattaagtaaaggagagagaaaaaaaagCATTGCGGGGAAAAAGGGTAGACCATTGTGTTGATGATCAGATGATTGATTAATGGTGTCTTTGCAAGGCGAATTTTAAggctttttaatttttttcttcttcaaagtgCAAAATAACATTATTAAACACAGAAAATCATAGCATGGAAGCATACAAATCTTCTCAAGTGCAAGAAAAGTAACTTTTTGCTCTAATTTAAACATTATTAGACTCTTTTAGTTAGGTTTCTCATAATTACCTACACTAAGGTGTGAGTGGTTTATCAAAGATTTTATACCATCTTTCTTTTGGCGTTCTAATAAATATACCCCATAATGTACGCAAAGTCATCCCACCCTTGCTTTTTCTCCACTATCATCCATGACTATTCTCGTCGGAGCTAACACGTCAAAGTATTTCAATCGCCTCCAATAATCccattattattaaaaataattctaACTCTATATTTTGGCAATTTATTCAATCCCTCCAAACCCCATTTGTCTCTTCTTGTGTGACCCAATTAATACAAATTAAAAGCTAAGTGAATTGTTTTGTAGTGTGGTGATGAGTTTTTGCATAAAACAATGGAATTCCTTCtggtgtctttttttttttttttagtttcttcGAATTGAAGCTGCTAGCTCTTATCCACTTCTTGTGAGAATTATCGAACAAAAGGATCAGATATATTTACTTTAAATTATTATCACCATCTCAGTACCCAAAATGTTTCTTTTTCCCCATGTAGAAAtgaaaacaacaaattaaaacaggaaaaaagaaaagaacatTTCCTTTTTCACTTTCTCTTTTGTTGTAAATTAGATGGGTACCACAGCCAAATGTCACCTGCTCTCTCTaggtcttttatttatttaattattttttggaaTTAAATTTGTATATTTTGAACAAATTGGGTCCTTAGTTAAAATATAGCTCAATTATTTTGTTCGGCCATTAATCCTTTCCCTCCGTACAATAACCGAAGTTTGGCCCATCCACTCCGAACACATCCTCAGCTCTCAACCGTGGTGACACATTTttcttaaattaaaaaaaaaaaaaaaaaagattatgagtttttttttttttttttttttgggtaggtTGAATATTTTACCTACTATTGTTGCAAGCTGATTCAATTTGCCGACTTTGGGAAATTTGTGCCTTAATTCTGCTTTCAAATAACAAATTAATCATAAccttataataaaatataggctATTTCGGACACTAAAGATTAAAGAAGAAAGCACCGAATATTGTTAAAAATCAATGCCTCTCAACTTTAGCTTTTCCTGTACATAAATACAAATGGACCGTGATTAGTTTAAATTAAGTATTGTTAATTTGAGACATGTTCTTTATATTACAATAATTAACAATATTAATGTAGTTAATTTTCTCCAAACTCAAGCACTAATTTTATTGTTGTTTTGCCTCTCAATTTATATGTTTCTGATGAGTTTGTTATAAAGAAAAAGAGTCACAGAAAGTCATTATTAAGTTTTCCTTTTCCAATACTGCCCAATAGCTGTCAATGTATATGCCAAATCTCTAATTAAGGCTCCACCATTCTTTTAGTTTTATGTGATAAACCCATTATAATTATTTAGTAAGAAAAAAGTAAACAAAAAGTCATTATAATTCTTCTTTCTTGCATTATATGTTTTTTAGAGGGCCCAATACCCTAATAATAGGACAGTCCCAaacctttaaaaaataaaaaaaacaattgcTTAGAAGAAGAGTACTACTAGATTACATTGGCCATTGTAGGTGAATGTGACAAATAATTTATGAGGGAAGTAGACAAATAAAAAGATTTTTAATTTGCTTTGGTCAGCATATAGTGTACAATAATAAACTTAGAACCCTATGGATGAGAAGAAATATATAGTACTATCCATCAATTCAATCAAAACATTACattacattttatttaataaaatcttATACAAAACAAAATTGTCCCCACATTTGTTTTTAAAATGCCAAACTGCCGATTCTCATTATATGCTCTACATGTGTTGATATTAACAAATATTATATgctgttgttttggttatgacttaAGCAAATTAATAATGAGTTTTAGCATATGGTGTGTTGTTGCTTTACggaagaaaaaatatattaagtaaacgttttatttagttttaaaattataaacatgtttattcaaatatgtatttatttttattattttttaattatgatataaattttaaataaataaacaatatcataaaaataaataaaatatatttaatataatatatgacataaatatattaaaagattatgGTAAAATATTGTctgtaattttaataaaaaccggttcatttttttcttcaatatataatagaatgaagtACAAtcctatagtatatataaatatttatatcaataatctctacatatatgacatctaaatacaatattgacatagatatatatttacatggctacatgacatatatataaattaaaataatatttaaaaataaattaataatagaaaaagtcatagtgcagagtagtatacatgcatcaactatttttagtttttaatgtaactcgcaatgtcctttggtgaatttgatgaaaaaaaaaaagagtttcaatcacttgataaaaaataaactataacataaatttataagataaaaaaaactatatgtatagctttattatttttaaataaatatgatttaattatttaaattatcataaaatatcttaaaaatatcttattttaattaattagttaatttatttttgtttaagtttatgtttgttctagtttttgaatttggcaatgacaacaagagattatatattttatgtttaatataatattaatattatacatggattttaaatttaagtttgttgctagtttttttataaaaaaaagtttgtttctaattgatagtagattatattatcttatatgtttaatatgatattattctaatacgtgaagtttaagtttaattaaattttatttaagttataaaacttatgggttttattatttttaaataattgttattgtaaaatatcttattttaatttgtttaatttgatttaagtttaaatcatgtttacaatctattgttaaatataagaatattttattatatataagaataatctgttaaagttaacgaaaaaaataaaaaatcgttaaaaccaagaatttttgttatctacagatttattatatagaagatatatttaTCCTGGATACAAGCAAtgttgcttagttttatttataaaatttattaattatttttattaaatttatatcattgtcatataaatttcaaataaataaacaatattatatatataaaaaaacatacacatattaaaagaaaaattaaactaaaacattatttataatttaaaatatatatatataatatgttaacc from the Humulus lupulus chromosome X, drHumLupu1.1, whole genome shotgun sequence genome contains:
- the LOC133804480 gene encoding uncharacterized protein LOC133804480, with translation MDTDSREIDNVKTEKDNAMRKYDRQRKFKWIFEACAALLVLMQSSTWLPVAVDFIGDMLREIISVFRSHVFIFFLLNAILLAVYVLSGRITWTNDAGSGANLYDEFVTNSELSRRTPAEEESSPPPPAPERTIRVVEEEKCHSENVASTTTSVCGVGNRNDSKPNGSVLRRTEEEKVLVVVKKKSYKRTQSARLEGKKLIDQSQREFRRSCTDICRKLTSSGENEAEESSEVSRLSNEEFNQTIEAFIATQKWIQRQEYKEERKTEHYMTLAICQ